One genomic segment of Hydra vulgaris chromosome 14, alternate assembly HydraT2T_AEP includes these proteins:
- the LOC136091054 gene encoding piggyBac transposable element-derived protein 2-like — translation MTGGLHIGMAFLSLVGGLLEDSGYCDDITKADQPEFSDVSDLSCESDEDFITSESESVYANSESDSDVFDCNDQQQALQLSFEADDIKQINLPFQNSNDEEDNMNVISDEPISYVKRFLADELLQNIVDESNKYALQKNIEKNLHLDKNELEQFIGILYLMSIVKLPSTRMYWRNELYFEKVASVMTLNRFEKIKLFLHCNDDMQHPENCTDKLYKIHPIVNMLKKSFISLKHEEIMCIDEQTVPFKGRSLLKQYNPQKPKKWGCNTIDVCKGQPDLKASGNIVMHLLVNVQRHKWHKLFFVNWYTGLELIKTLYDQGIAWTETVRTNRLPNLNMPTDGELKKEVKRPSVVTTYNKYIGGVDLLDGMLSLYRIHIRSKKWYHKLIWHFFDLIVVQAWILYCRDMKKAQALKKDILQLRMFKLKVAKCLVQSNKVSSSRRGRPSTSVDHLYRAKEKRGPDANIPEPSTSKDNIGHFSYFIDKKGCCKYPDCTGITKAFCEKCKVHLWFTPNSNCFRTFHE, via the exons ATGACGGGTGGGTTACACATTGGAATGGCCTTCTTATCTTTGGTTGGAGGTTTGTTAGAAGACAGTGGTTACTGTGATGACATAACTAAAGCGG ACCAACCTGAGTTTTCTGATGTCAGTGATCTATCGTGTGAATCTGATGAAGACTTTATTACATCAGAGTCAGAATCAGTATATGCTAATTCAGAATCGGATAGTGATGTTTTTGATTGTAATGATCAACAACAAGCACTACAGTTGTCATTCG AAGCTGATGATATTAAGCAAATAAATCTTCCATTTCAAAACAGTAACGATGAAGAAGATAATATGAATGTAATCTCAGACGAGCCGATATCATATGTAAAGAGATTTCTAGCTGATGAACTTCTTCAAAATATTGTTGACGAGTCTAATAAATATgcgttacaaaaaaatatagagaAGAATTTGCATTTGGACAAAAATGAATTAGAACAATTTATTGGCATTTTGTATCTAATGAGTATTGTGAAGCTCCCATCAACACGTATGTACTGGAGGAATgagttgtattttgaaaaagttgccTCAGTGATGACATTAAACcgatttgaaaaaataaagttgtttctTCATTGTAATGATGACATGCAGCATCCAGAAAACTGCACTGACAAGCTTTACAAGATACACCCGATCGTAAACATGTTGAAGAAATCTTTTATTAGCCTGAAACATGAAGAAATTATGTGTATTGATGAACAAACTGTTCCTTTCAAGGGAAGATCCTTGTTGAAACAATACAATCCTCAAAAACCTAAAAAGTGGGGTTGCAA TACAATTGATGTTTGTAAAGGACAACCTGATTTGAAAGCATCTGGAAATATTGTGATGCACTTGTTAGTAAATGTACAAAGGCATAAATGGCACAAACTGTTTTTTGTCAATTGGTACACTGGATTGGaactaataaaaacactttatgATCAAGGCATAGCATGGACAGAAACAGTGCGTACAAACAGGCTTCCAAATCTCAACATGCCCACTGatggtgaattaaaaaaagaag TCAAAAGACCATCTGTTGTAACCACGTACAACAAATATATAGGTGGAGTAGATCTCCTTGATGGCATGCTGAGTCTGTACAGAATTCACATTCGATCAAAAAAATGGTATCACAAACTCATTTggcatttttttgatttaatagtAGTGCAAGCGTGGATACTCTATTGTAGAGACATGAAAAAGGCACAAGCCTTAAAGAAAGATATTCTCCAACTTCGCATGTTTAAGCTTAAAGTTGCAAAATGCTTAGTCCAGTCTAATAAGGTTTCAAGCAGTAGGCGAGGCCGACCATCCACTTCTGTTGACCATCTTTATAGAGCAAAAGAGAAAAGGGGTCCTGATGCAAATATACCTGAGCCATCCACTAGTAAAGATAATATAggtcatttttcttattttatagacAAAAAGGGTTGTTGTAAGTACCCAGACTGCACTGGAATAACAAAAGCTTTTTGTGAGAAATGTAAAGTTCATTTATGGTTTACGCCTAATTCCAATTGTTTTCGAACGTTTCATGagtaa
- the LOC136091055 gene encoding torsin-1A-like — FHGPTGTGKSFVSKLVAESLFKNGINSKFVHHILAEKEYINNTQHSLTKFKTELSDFIVKNVKLCKRSLFIIEEFNSLPEGLADVLIPYIGKVGDQDYRKSIFIFLSKVGKNMIIDRFVDHCKNNKARETKLLEDIANLLPIIAYNSPGGFKNSKIISKALIGFYIPFLPLERKHVKQCAKKEIRNSNIEVNNFTMESVANEMLYDWNEDFSMQGCRTVQSKVADLF, encoded by the coding sequence TTTCACGGACCGACTGGAACTGGTAAAAGTTTTGTGTCAAAGTTAGTTGCCGaatctttattcaaaaatgGCATAAATAGTAAGTTTGTTCATCATATTCTTGcagaaaaagaatatataaataatacgcAGCATTCATTGACGAAGTTCAAAACTGAATTATctgattttattgtaaaaaatgtaaagttatgtaAACGCTCATTATTCATCATTGAAGAATTTAACAGTTTGCCAGAAGGTCTTGCTGACGTCTTGATTCCATATATAGGTAAAGTTGGTGATCAAGATTATCggaaaagtatatttatttttctaagcAAGGTTGGTAAAAACATGATAATTGATCGATTTGTTGAtcattgcaaaaataataaagctaGAGAGACAAAACTCTTAGAAGATATTGCAAATCTTCTTCCTATTATTGCTTATAATTCACCAGGTGGATTTAAAAACtccaaaattatttcaaaagcaTTAATAGGTTTCTATATTCCCTTTTTACCTTTGGAGAGGAAACATGTTAAGCAATgcgcaaaaaaagaaataagaaattcTAATATAGAAGTCAACAATTTCACTATGGAATCAGTTGCCAATGAAATGCTTTACGATTGGAATGAAGATTTTTCGATGCAAGGTTGTAGAACAGTTCAATCTAAAGTGgctgatttattttaa